Sequence from the Methanobrevibacter arboriphilus genome:
TTATTGATCTAAAATGTCAGAAAAAATTCAATAAAATTATTTAATGACCACAATAAAATATGCAATACTAACTGGTGAATTTAGTAAAACATTTTTGGAAAACCCAAAAAAGAATATAAACAATATAAAGGTCTTAAAAAAGAAAAAAATAGAATACTTTTCAAATTAATATTAAAATAGTTATATGAGTAAAAATATTATTAAATCTGTTTTTAATAAATTCAAGGCATTTTTCTTGATCATTGACATTCAGCTCTGAATAAACATTCTCTTTGGCTTTTGATAGTCTTTCTTTACTCTCAATTTGTATTTATTAAGAAATCCATTTGATTTTTTCAAATTAATATTTTCTCCTACAATATTACTAATTATTTTACTTTTTCAGTTATTTTTTTCACTTTTCTTTCATATTTCATTTCTGTAAAAGAACTTTTGAAAAGTAAAAAAGTTAAGATATTTCCAAAAATTATATTTAATAATATACAATTATATAAAAATTAATAATATAATTATATTTTTAAAGTTTAAATAATTTAGAATTTATAAAACACTACAATATAGGTATTTACTATGAAAAAAGCTATTGTCTTTGATAATGCAGGAACATTATTAGAAAGATGCAGAGTTGTTAAAAACATTAAGACTGGTGAAAGAGCAGATAATAGTTCTTTAGATTTAATAGATGAATTAGGAAACAGTGCTCTTGTTGTAATACAAACTGATACAAAAAAATGTATTATGTTAGCTAATGGTGAAAAAAAGTTGTATGATTTCATAAAAAACTATAATATTCCATTAGACATCAGTTATTCATCTTCAAACATTTCAAAAGAAGAAATATTACCAATATTAAAAAAAAGTAATATTAAACTAAAAGAATTCCATGAAACAGCATACCAACTTAGTGCAGAGAATAATTTCATTGAATTATGTAGTGGTTCTGCTTTTATTTTAAATTTAAATACTTATGAAGTCGATTATGTTATAGCTGCTGGAGGAAAAGTATTTCCATATGTTAGTGAAGTTATTAAAACTCTCAGAAACCGAGGAATCCACACATTTATAGCATCAGGAGATAGAGCAAAGTCATTGTATGAACTTGCAGAAATCATAAACATACCTGAAGAAAATGTTTTCGAAACAGCTAATACAAAAAGAAAAAGAGAAATTGTTGCTAAATTACAAGAAGAAGGATATAAAGTTATGATGGTTGGAAATGGACCAAACGACATACTTGCATTTGAAAAAGCTGATTTAGCAGTTCTTACACTTGAACAAAATGAAGAAGTATCAAAGAAAGTTTTTGATGCTGTAGACGTTGTTATAGATCAAATATGTCAAGTATTAGATATTGAATTTTAAATATTGAATTTTAAATTTAATCAGTATTCAACTCTTTTAAAATATATTGTTTACTTTTCAAAACATCCTCATAATTATTTAATTCTATTATTCCCTTTTTAACCTGGTTTAAAAATTCTTTACTAAAATCTGCTGATCCTTTTCCAAGAGAAATATGAGAATCTTTTTCCCCTTCATTATCATTAAGGTGGAAATAGCTAATATTAGGAATTTTTAAATATTCATCAGGAGATTTATAAGTATTAGCATGCCCCCAATCAATTGTAGCTGAAGATCCAATAGCTTCAACTAGTTTTTTATGTTCTTCTGGAGAATTAGCTAAATATTTCTGTTTGTTAGGCATGTTCTCTACTGAAAGTATCACACCCACATCTTCAGCATATTTTTGACAATCTTTCAAGGTTTCTATACAGAATCCAACTGCTAAATTTCTAATTCTTTCTTCTTTTCTATGAACAACACCGGGATGAGTAGTAATTGCTACTGCACCAATATTAGCTGCTAAATCCAATGCTTCTTTTGTTTGCTTAGCTGTTTCGTTTCTTATGCCTTCATTCATACTAGCAGGGTTTAAATCAATGGTTGGACTATGTAACATTAATTCAATATTATATGAATCAAATACTTCAAGATCTATATGATTTTGTGAATTAAGAAGATTTCTTGGCCAGTAAGGACCTTCGCAAAGTAACTCTAAAAGATCGAATTTATCATTAGTAGCTATATCTAAAATTTCTTCTAAAGACTTCATAAAAAGTGATAATGATGAAAATCCCAGTTTCATTGTTTTGCCTCTTTTTAGGGTTAATTTGCCTCTATTAATTAGAATTAAATAAATAAGAATAAAAAATAATAAAAAGTAAAAATAATGTTTATTATATGTTTAATAATTAATAAGTTTATATTATAGAATTAATAAATAAAAATTAATTTAAGAAATTTTTTAAATCATATAATAAATTACACATTGATAACCACTTATTTTTAATAGCATTTAAAGCTACATTAGATGCACCGGCCTTTTTAGCTAGTTTATAGGATTGATTATAATGTGCTTCTAATTTTTTATAATTATTTTTATAAGCAGTAGTATTATCCTTTCCAGCAGCAGCCATTGTTTTCAGTTCACTGAATATTTTAGGATAATTATCTAAATATGCTTTTAATTTGATTTTATTTTTATCTGAAAGACCTAAATTATTTAATATCTTGTAGTGACTAGTTTTTCCCCCATTAACATATAAAGTAATAGTTTTTCCTTCAAAAGCTTTAATATGCTTATAAATACTTAAATATTCATACTTATTAATATTTTTTAAATCTCCAACTCCCAATTTTGCTTTTGAAAGACTCCAAGTTTTTTGAAGTTTTGACTCAACAACATCCATTTCTTTATCTAAGGCTAATTTATCCACTTCTGTAATTAAATTTTGAATATAGCTTAATGTAGTATTAGATTCGTTGAAAGATGTTTCATAAATTATTGTTTTAATTCCTGACTTTATCAACTGTTCAGTATAATATGATGAATTTGTTTGAAATTCAGGATAATAATAAGAAAATCCAGTGATATTTTTAATTATTTTATTTGCAATTATCTTTGATGAAGTGCTATTTTTTGGAGCAAACATGAAATTTGTTTTATCAGATCCATTAACATTTATCCCTCGATTAGAATGAATATCAATTACTAAATTATATTTATTTAGTTTAATGTTTGGAATAATGTATTCTTGAGCGAGTAATTGAGTATTCATTTTTTCAAAATCTTGATTACTATTATTAGCTAAAGTTATTTTATAAACATAATATGCATATTTTAAGTTTGAGTTAGCTAAAGACTCATAAAGAGCAGTTTGAAAATTATTTTCTGATGGATAAATTCTTATTATGTACGCTATTTTGATTTTTGAATCAATATTTCCATATGGGCCTACTAATTCCACATGTCCTAATTTATTTTTCCCTAATATTTTACTTGAAACTTTATTCCTATCATAATAAGGTAAATATTTATTTATAGGATTTGCTGATTTTATATTAATATTTACATAGTATGGGAGTTTAGTTTTTGTTTTACTTAATACAGATGCAAATAAATAAATATTTGATTGATATTGTAATTTATTACCTCCAGCAGTTACTAAATAATCAGGTGCTTTATTATATTTATCAATATTTTTGATTATTTTATTTGCATATATTGAATAATAATATGAATAAATTTTCCCTTTAACCCAAGTTCCTGAAGCTTTACTAGGATTTTTAATATTATATTTAACAGCTACATTAGACTTTATTTTACTATTTTTATAGCTAATAGTTTTTGACATTAAATAAAAAAATTCTGGCATTGAAAATTTATACTTATTAATAATTACTGTATCTGGTAACCTCTTATTTTTATCAACGTGAGCTTTAAGCTTTTTTGAAGCAGCTATAACACTACTTTGAGAAACTTTTGAAGGTTTTGTTGATGTTTTTATAGAAATATTGGAATTATCAACATTAGAATTTTCTTTTACAATGTCTTTATCATTTCCATTACTATAAGTTAAATTTTCAGTGGCAGAAACAATTCCTAAGCTTATAATTAAGGTTAATATAAATAATAATAAAGCAACTAGTACTCGAATTTCAACTGCTTTATGAAATATTCTCATTTAATATCACCATTTTTAAAATTATCTAAAAATAAAAAGAGTATTATTAATAATCTGTAAACTCAAAAAATCAATATTATTAATAAGCATATTTTTAATATTCATCATTATATGAAACTAAATCGCAAAATATGATGAAAATAAAATATTATATGAAACTAATTAAAAAACACGCTTGTATAAATAATTAATAAATAGATTTAATCTTTTATATAGTTTATATTTAATCCTTTATAAATATTATTATTTTTACTATTTATTTAAAAACCATATATAAAAATTTTAAATAAAGTTTAATTTCAAGAATAATTCTTAAAGCTCAAATATTGTTCTTAAAACTATTTTAAATCATTGAATCACGCCAAAATTGCTCTTTAATATTACTACTTAATGTTTTATACATATTCTATATACAATTAATAGTTTATATTGATATGATTATAGAATATTTACACAAACGTAGGAAAGTTTATATATAAAAGAATACCTATAAAGTAGATATATCATAAATTTGATATATATGATTCTGAATATATCAGTTTTATATACATTGGCTTTTTGTTAAGAAATGAATTGAAGATATTGCCAAAAATCTTAATAATAAGATAATATTATTTAGAGTTTTTTAGAGATTTTATTTAAGTGAATAAAAAAACGAAATATGGGGGAAATATAATCAATACAACTAATAATTACAGAGAATCAGGAATATATGATGATGAAATAGATAAAAATGATGATTATAAAGAGAATGAT
This genomic interval carries:
- a CDS encoding HAD family hydrolase; translation: MKKAIVFDNAGTLLERCRVVKNIKTGERADNSSLDLIDELGNSALVVIQTDTKKCIMLANGEKKLYDFIKNYNIPLDISYSSSNISKEEILPILKKSNIKLKEFHETAYQLSAENNFIELCSGSAFILNLNTYEVDYVIAAGGKVFPYVSEVIKTLRNRGIHTFIASGDRAKSLYELAEIINIPEENVFETANTKRKREIVAKLQEEGYKVMMVGNGPNDILAFEKADLAVLTLEQNEEVSKKVFDAVDVVIDQICQVLDIEF
- a CDS encoding sugar phosphate isomerase/epimerase family protein — translated: MKLGFSSLSLFMKSLEEILDIATNDKFDLLELLCEGPYWPRNLLNSQNHIDLEVFDSYNIELMLHSPTIDLNPASMNEGIRNETAKQTKEALDLAANIGAVAITTHPGVVHRKEERIRNLAVGFCIETLKDCQKYAEDVGVILSVENMPNKQKYLANSPEEHKKLVEAIGSSATIDWGHANTYKSPDEYLKIPNISYFHLNDNEGEKDSHISLGKGSADFSKEFLNQVKKGIIELNNYEDVLKSKQYILKELNTD